One window of Thermocoleostomius sinensis A174 genomic DNA carries:
- a CDS encoding glycosyltransferase family 39 protein, which produces MAVMGDRLGDPPNNQQNNQPKYQPPEHKPNVWRECWTMQSSPNWFRIAVIGVLILGIFFRFYNLDKKVYWIDEVNSSLRSLGYTRTEMVEETFTGSVITVETLRQYQQLSPEKTWGDTMNALMGTAEHAPLYFMLSRLWIGWVGHSVATMRCLAAIFSVFVFPCLYWLCWELFQSARVGWLAIALVSISPLHLPYAQEARPYSLWTVMILLSSALLLRALRQPTRKRWAVYGVSVALGLYTQLLFGLVAIAHGLYVFVMEKWRFTRTTLAYLLTASLAFLSFIPWVTLFFINIEKVKQSTASLTGGYSLDYMLNRWFLSFSQVLLNRELGGANFIMVLLAVFALVYLYRHAPRRSSLFILILVAVSFWGLALPDLIWGGRRSLRIRYLFPYFTGIQIALAYLFATQAVWTKNWKQKAWWMVMVFIVFNGIAAAIVSSQSVVWWNKSVPRSSYYPIVSEMINRTDNPIVLSDGSPTDTLAFSNWLDPDVKLMLSLEPKKFKFKQAEAYDPIFLLNPEELTKKILRRRGYELTLIYEDRTDPEDIEQRLWLVKKP; this is translated from the coding sequence ATGGCAGTGATGGGCGATCGATTGGGTGATCCACCAAATAATCAACAAAATAATCAACCCAAATATCAACCACCGGAACACAAGCCGAACGTTTGGCGCGAATGTTGGACAATGCAATCATCGCCCAACTGGTTTCGGATTGCCGTGATTGGGGTGTTAATTTTGGGAATTTTTTTTCGCTTCTATAACCTCGATAAGAAAGTGTATTGGATCGATGAAGTCAACTCATCGTTGCGATCGCTCGGCTACACTCGAACCGAAATGGTGGAGGAAACCTTCACTGGCAGCGTGATTACCGTAGAAACTCTGCGCCAATATCAACAGCTTAGCCCGGAAAAAACCTGGGGCGACACAATGAATGCCTTGATGGGCACGGCAGAACATGCGCCGCTCTACTTCATGTTGTCGCGCTTGTGGATAGGCTGGGTGGGGCATTCTGTGGCGACGATGCGTTGTTTAGCCGCTATTTTCAGTGTTTTCGTGTTTCCTTGTCTTTACTGGTTGTGTTGGGAGTTATTTCAGTCGGCCCGAGTTGGATGGTTGGCGATCGCCTTGGTGTCCATTTCGCCGTTACATCTTCCCTATGCTCAAGAAGCCCGACCCTACAGTCTGTGGACGGTGATGATTTTGCTGTCGAGTGCGCTGTTGCTGCGTGCCTTGCGTCAACCAACCCGCAAACGCTGGGCTGTCTACGGCGTATCAGTAGCGCTGGGTCTGTATACGCAACTGCTGTTTGGATTAGTGGCGATCGCCCACGGTCTATACGTTTTCGTGATGGAAAAGTGGCGCTTCACCCGTACAACGCTTGCGTATTTGCTAACAGCCAGTCTGGCCTTTCTCAGCTTTATCCCATGGGTGACGTTATTTTTCATCAATATTGAGAAGGTAAAGCAATCAACCGCTTCACTCACTGGAGGGTATTCTCTCGACTATATGCTAAACCGCTGGTTTCTCAGCTTTAGCCAAGTGTTGCTGAATCGGGAACTGGGCGGAGCCAATTTCATCATGGTGCTGCTGGCTGTGTTTGCCCTGGTCTATCTCTATCGGCATGCTCCCAGAAGATCGAGCCTCTTCATTTTGATTCTAGTGGCTGTTTCATTCTGGGGGCTGGCGCTGCCAGATCTGATTTGGGGCGGACGACGATCGCTGCGGATTCGGTACTTGTTTCCCTACTTTACGGGCATTCAAATTGCGCTAGCCTACCTGTTTGCTACCCAAGCCGTTTGGACAAAAAACTGGAAGCAGAAGGCTTGGTGGATGGTGATGGTGTTCATCGTTTTTAACGGCATTGCCGCTGCCATTGTCAGTTCGCAATCGGTAGTATGGTGGAACAAAAGTGTTCCTCGCAGCAGCTACTATCCAATCGTCAGCGAGATGATCAACCGAACGGACAACCCGATCGTTTTGAGTGATGGTTCTCCGACCGACACGCTAGCGTTCAGCAACTGGCTTGATCCCGATGTCAAACTAATGCTATCGCTAGAGCCAAAGAAGTTTAAGTTCAAGCAAGCCGAAGCCTATGATCCCATTTTCCTACTCAATCCCGAAGAACTGACCAAGAAAATATTGCGGCGACGGGGGTACGAACTAACGCTGATTTACGAAGATCGAACCGATCCTGAAGACATTGAACAACGGTTGTGGCTAGTTAAAAAACCTTAA
- a CDS encoding DUF6798 domain-containing protein, with protein MGASLARFKLPHWQIWLQTLAVLVLLCLELLLDGNMGEVGWNEIDVLPLARQFVQPHWVANDWYLNQPAGYRLLFQATFGWLAAAWGFLAASILGRLVCYSLFAFGLVWLGRWLGLTLPLLLLALILYLHSGCDRFLLDRCAYDQGAIAGEWMVGSLEAKAVAYSLLPLAIGWLLAGRYRAAALLLGLMTSFHVLVGGWAFLVSLGWILLHRRTYPKSSDYLGSSLLLYIAASGFAIPAVSQQLTATPPTTPLAPSYIYVFLRLAHHLNPLSWSSEEWIRPIVLLILFGGCVVVLHQQRRSAQPMAQDQITSAFRLAWFVGMALIPFGVGLVIAPFDAEGRWLQYYPFRLGDVLLPLGTCLLLACVLQHSIGVWWPRSFRLASILLLGLSLGLAVPNFYQQVLDVEAFPAEVQGVDPAWRNFTRWIRRETPRQAVIITPPVEFANFTWLTRRPTIAKFKFLPQNPAGIVEWHERLTNLGGGDAVWTVTTSTTDPRDAIEDRLTAGYYQLTTAQVQALMQQYQASFFATQRQHQLDLPIAYRNREYVLYAKR; from the coding sequence ATGGGTGCCAGTTTAGCTCGATTCAAGCTACCTCATTGGCAGATTTGGTTACAAACGCTAGCGGTTCTGGTATTGCTTTGCCTAGAACTGTTGCTAGACGGCAATATGGGCGAAGTGGGGTGGAATGAAATTGATGTGTTGCCTCTCGCCAGACAGTTTGTGCAGCCGCATTGGGTCGCAAACGATTGGTACTTGAATCAACCAGCGGGGTATCGGCTGTTGTTTCAAGCAACATTTGGTTGGCTGGCGGCCGCGTGGGGATTTTTGGCTGCATCTATTCTAGGGCGGTTGGTTTGTTACAGTTTGTTCGCCTTCGGTTTAGTGTGGCTAGGGCGGTGGTTAGGTCTAACGTTACCCTTACTGTTGCTAGCCTTGATTCTCTATCTGCACAGCGGCTGCGATCGGTTTTTGCTCGATCGCTGTGCCTATGACCAAGGAGCCATTGCCGGAGAGTGGATGGTTGGGTCTTTAGAAGCCAAAGCGGTTGCCTATAGTTTACTGCCGCTGGCGATTGGGTGGCTTTTGGCGGGGCGCTATCGGGCTGCTGCCCTGTTGTTGGGGCTAATGACCTCGTTTCATGTCTTGGTGGGCGGTTGGGCGTTTTTGGTGAGCTTGGGCTGGATTTTGCTACATCGCCGTACCTATCCAAAGTCCAGTGATTATCTTGGTTCCAGTCTTTTGCTCTACATTGCAGCCAGTGGATTTGCCATTCCAGCCGTTAGTCAACAGTTAACCGCAACGCCTCCAACAACTCCGCTAGCTCCCTCTTACATCTATGTGTTTTTGCGGCTAGCGCACCACCTCAATCCCCTATCGTGGTCGTCAGAGGAATGGATTCGTCCGATCGTCTTGCTCATACTATTCGGTGGTTGTGTGGTCGTGTTACACCAGCAGCGGCGATCGGCTCAACCTATGGCTCAAGACCAGATCACCTCAGCGTTCCGGTTGGCATGGTTTGTCGGGATGGCGCTGATTCCATTTGGAGTGGGATTAGTAATTGCGCCGTTCGATGCGGAAGGTCGTTGGCTGCAATACTACCCATTTCGATTGGGCGATGTACTATTGCCCTTGGGAACCTGTTTACTATTGGCCTGTGTGCTGCAACACTCAATTGGGGTTTGGTGGCCGCGATCGTTCCGACTTGCTAGTATTCTGTTGCTTGGACTCAGCCTTGGCTTGGCAGTCCCGAATTTCTATCAGCAAGTTTTGGACGTGGAAGCATTTCCGGCTGAAGTGCAAGGGGTCGATCCTGCTTGGCGAAATTTCACTCGTTGGATTCGTCGCGAAACGCCCAGACAAGCGGTTATTATTACACCGCCAGTTGAGTTCGCCAATTTTACCTGGTTGACCAGACGCCCAACAATCGCCAAGTTCAAGTTTCTGCCACAAAATCCGGCTGGTATTGTGGAATGGCACGAGCGGTTAACAAATTTGGGGGGGGGAGACGCTGTTTGGACAGTGACAACATCAACTACTGATCCTCGCGATGCGATCGAAGACCGGCTGACGGCTGGCTACTATCAACTGACAACAGCGCAAGTGCAAGCATTAATGCAGCAATACCAAGCTAGTTTTTTTGCGACCCAGCGCCAACATCAACTGGATCTACCGATCGCTTATCGTAATCGCGAGTATGTCCTTTATGCCAAAAGATAA
- a CDS encoding Hsp20/alpha crystallin family protein, protein MANVDAMGSSIVEIQETETTLVVTAQIPAIAAENLGIRVAPNALLLWGEQMERVTIEGYCDFSYPAIEFRKLISLPHAVQPETASIRLQANALVLTFLK, encoded by the coding sequence ATGGCTAACGTAGATGCAATGGGTTCCTCGATCGTTGAAATTCAGGAAACAGAAACGACGTTGGTTGTTACCGCCCAAATTCCTGCAATTGCGGCTGAGAATTTAGGCATTCGGGTTGCTCCAAATGCGTTATTGCTTTGGGGCGAACAGATGGAACGAGTCACTATCGAAGGCTACTGCGATTTTTCCTATCCAGCCATAGAATTTCGGAAACTTATTTCGTTACCCCATGCAGTTCAACCGGAAACCGCCAGCATCAGGTTGCAAGCAAATGCACTTGTTCTGACATTTCTTAAATAA
- the uvrB gene encoding excinuclease ABC subunit UvrB — protein MSEFNIKAPFEPTGDQPKAIRKLTKYIQDGQQYQTLLGATGTGKTHTVARVIQNVGKPTLVLAHNKTLAAQLCNELREFFPDNAVEYFISYYDYYQPEAYIPVTDTYIAKTASINDEIDMLRHSATRSLFERKDVIVVASISCIYGLGIPSEYLNASIPFKVGMEVDQRQILRDLASVQYERNDLDLGRGKFRVKGDVLEIGPAYEDRIIRIEFFGDEIDAIRYIDPITGETLQSMDALNVYPARHFVTPDDRLEEACNAIEQELKDRLEELEKDNKLLEAQRLEQRTRYDLEMLREVGYCNGVENYARHLAGRLPGSPPECLIDYFPKDWLLVIDESHVTIPQIRGMYNGDRSRKLTLIEHGFRLPSAADNRPLKSEEFWEKVNQCIFVSATPGTWELEVSDGKFDVVGEGKNEIKTYVPGTGRVVEQVIRPTGVVDPEIFVRNTDGQIDDLLHEVQERVQKNERTLVTTLTKRMAEDLTEYLQERAIRVRYLHSEINSIERIEILQDLRQGEFDVLIGVNLLREGLDLPEVSLVAILDADKEGFLRAERSLIQTIGRAARHVRGQAILYADNLTDSMARAISETERRRKIQLEYNEKHGITPQPIVKRSNNSILQFLEVSRRLTAQELEQAYEQADDLPLENIPDLIVKLEAEMKQAAKDLEFEEAAKLRDRIKHLRDKLLGKH, from the coding sequence ATGTCAGAGTTCAACATTAAAGCGCCCTTTGAACCGACTGGCGATCAGCCCAAAGCGATTAGAAAACTGACGAAATATATTCAGGATGGACAGCAATATCAAACCTTACTAGGTGCAACGGGAACTGGAAAAACCCACACTGTAGCACGGGTAATTCAGAACGTTGGCAAACCCACCCTTGTGTTGGCCCACAACAAAACCCTAGCAGCCCAGTTGTGCAACGAGTTGCGCGAGTTCTTTCCTGACAATGCTGTTGAATATTTCATTAGCTATTACGATTACTACCAGCCGGAAGCCTACATTCCCGTCACCGATACCTATATTGCAAAAACCGCATCGATCAACGACGAGATCGACATGTTGCGGCACTCGGCTACTCGATCGCTGTTTGAACGCAAAGATGTAATTGTAGTGGCGTCGATTAGCTGCATCTACGGTTTGGGGATTCCGTCAGAATATTTGAATGCGTCGATTCCGTTCAAAGTGGGCATGGAAGTCGATCAGCGGCAGATTTTACGCGACCTAGCTTCGGTGCAATACGAGCGCAATGATTTAGATTTGGGGCGCGGTAAGTTTCGCGTCAAAGGAGATGTGCTGGAAATTGGCCCAGCTTATGAAGATCGAATTATTCGGATTGAGTTCTTTGGTGACGAAATTGATGCCATTCGCTACATCGATCCAATCACTGGAGAAACGCTGCAAAGTATGGATGCCTTGAATGTATATCCGGCTCGTCACTTTGTTACGCCAGACGATCGCCTAGAGGAAGCCTGCAACGCGATCGAACAAGAGTTAAAAGACCGCTTAGAAGAACTTGAAAAAGATAATAAATTACTAGAAGCACAACGATTGGAGCAACGCACTCGTTACGATCTAGAGATGCTGCGAGAGGTGGGTTACTGCAACGGCGTAGAGAACTATGCCCGACACTTAGCAGGACGCTTACCCGGCTCACCACCCGAATGCTTGATCGATTATTTTCCCAAAGATTGGCTGCTGGTAATTGATGAATCGCATGTGACAATTCCACAGATTCGAGGCATGTACAATGGCGATCGATCGCGTAAACTGACGCTGATTGAACACGGATTTCGTTTGCCCAGTGCCGCTGACAATCGTCCGCTAAAATCAGAAGAATTTTGGGAAAAGGTCAATCAGTGTATCTTTGTGTCAGCGACACCGGGTACCTGGGAGTTAGAAGTCTCGGATGGCAAGTTTGATGTAGTAGGAGAAGGCAAGAACGAAATTAAAACCTATGTACCTGGGACGGGGCGCGTGGTAGAGCAGGTGATTCGCCCAACAGGTGTGGTTGATCCGGAAATCTTTGTACGCAATACAGACGGACAAATTGACGATTTGTTGCATGAAGTGCAAGAGCGAGTACAGAAGAATGAACGCACACTTGTCACAACGCTAACAAAACGAATGGCAGAAGACTTAACTGAATATCTGCAAGAGCGAGCTATTCGAGTCCGCTATTTACACTCCGAAATTAATTCGATCGAACGCATTGAAATTCTACAAGATTTACGTCAAGGTGAATTTGATGTGCTGATTGGAGTGAACTTATTGAGGGAAGGCTTGGATTTACCGGAAGTTTCTCTAGTGGCGATTCTGGATGCCGATAAAGAGGGCTTCTTGCGGGCTGAACGATCGCTGATTCAGACAATTGGACGAGCAGCACGGCATGTGCGCGGTCAAGCCATTCTCTATGCCGATAATCTCACAGACAGCATGGCTCGGGCTATCAGCGAGACTGAACGTCGCCGCAAAATTCAACTCGAGTACAACGAAAAGCACGGCATTACTCCACAACCGATTGTTAAGCGCTCCAACAACTCAATTCTTCAATTCCTGGAGGTGTCTCGTCGCCTCACCGCTCAGGAACTCGAGCAAGCCTATGAACAGGCCGATGATCTGCCCTTAGAAAACATTCCTGATTTAATTGTCAAACTAGAAGCAGAGATGAAACAAGCCGCCAAAGATTTAGAATTTGAAGAAGCGGCCAAATTGCGCGATCGGATTAAGCATTTGCGCGACAAGTTGCTGGGCAAACATTAG
- a CDS encoding ABC transporter substrate-binding protein, whose amino-acid sequence MTFGVGLIRRLRTTALTAWVRRGLAIGLAMGLAMGLGSCSIGQMRSAEARVPQIVSATSSDPSTFNYALNDSLYSNAVFSLIFTGLLETNGVTGDLEPGLAEAWEVAPDNKRIVFTLREGLRWSDGEPLTTDNVVFTFQDIYLNEAIASGVRDILRIGDTGAFPSVRKLDDRRVEFVTPEPFAPFLRYSSGLPILPAHVLRESVQTKDANGNLKFQSIWTADTDPQKIIGSGLYTMESYAPGQRVVFRRNPYYWRQDAQGNPQPYIERIILQVISSEDSQLLSFRSGELDSLSVKPEQFQLLKLEEERGGYSIYNGGPETGSRFVGFNLNKASDQNGKPFVDPIKSRWFNTLEFRQAVAHAIDRQRMRDTIYQGLGELQNSPLDSQNPFYLSPEQGLKVYDYDPEQAKQLLQQAGFKYNVLGQLEDWDGNPVRFVLLVRSEEVSRVRVASQIKQDLEAIGIRVDLQSLSFNSVIQKLQRRDWEAYVGGFGGGGIDPHSGYNIWSSQGSLHQFNQGPLPGEPKITGWEVSEWEQEIDRLFTQGVQELDESKRREIYNRFQQIAQEQLPFIHLVNPLTLSAVRDRIQGVEFTALGGAFWNLYELKVEAE is encoded by the coding sequence ATGACCTTCGGTGTTGGGTTAATCAGAAGGTTGAGGACTACAGCGCTGACTGCTTGGGTACGGCGAGGATTGGCGATCGGGCTGGCAATGGGGCTGGCAATGGGACTAGGAAGTTGTAGCATTGGGCAAATGCGATCGGCGGAGGCACGAGTGCCGCAGATTGTATCAGCCACATCCAGTGATCCCTCTACATTTAACTACGCGCTGAATGATTCGCTTTACTCTAACGCGGTCTTCAGCTTGATTTTCACCGGACTGCTCGAAACTAATGGTGTCACGGGGGATCTCGAACCCGGATTAGCCGAAGCCTGGGAGGTGGCTCCGGACAACAAACGCATTGTGTTTACCCTGCGCGAGGGGTTGCGATGGTCGGACGGAGAACCACTGACAACGGATAATGTGGTGTTCACGTTCCAAGATATCTACCTGAACGAAGCCATTGCCAGTGGTGTGCGCGATATTCTGCGCATTGGAGACACTGGGGCGTTTCCGTCGGTGCGCAAGCTGGACGATCGCCGCGTTGAATTTGTCACCCCCGAGCCGTTTGCTCCCTTTTTGCGCTACAGCAGTGGTCTACCCATTCTGCCGGCTCATGTGCTGCGCGAGTCAGTCCAGACAAAAGACGCTAACGGCAATCTCAAATTTCAATCTATCTGGACTGCCGACACTGATCCCCAAAAAATTATTGGTAGTGGACTCTACACCATGGAGAGCTATGCCCCTGGTCAGCGCGTGGTGTTTCGCCGTAACCCCTACTACTGGCGGCAAGATGCGCAGGGCAACCCGCAGCCCTATATTGAGCGCATTATTTTGCAGGTGATTAGTTCAGAGGATAGTCAACTGCTGAGTTTTCGATCGGGTGAACTTGACAGTCTCAGCGTCAAGCCTGAACAGTTTCAATTGCTGAAGCTAGAGGAAGAGCGAGGCGGCTATAGCATCTATAACGGTGGGCCAGAGACCGGCAGCCGATTCGTTGGCTTTAACCTTAACAAAGCCAGCGATCAAAATGGCAAGCCGTTTGTTGATCCGATCAAATCGCGCTGGTTTAATACGCTAGAGTTTCGGCAGGCCGTGGCTCATGCTATCGATCGCCAACGCATGCGAGACACCATCTATCAAGGGCTGGGCGAACTACAAAACTCTCCCCTAGATAGCCAAAATCCCTTTTACCTGTCGCCAGAGCAAGGACTAAAAGTCTATGACTATGACCCAGAGCAAGCCAAGCAGTTACTTCAGCAAGCGGGATTCAAATACAACGTGCTAGGACAACTGGAAGATTGGGACGGCAATCCGGTGCGGTTTGTGCTGCTGGTGCGATCGGAAGAAGTATCTCGCGTGCGAGTAGCCTCACAAATTAAGCAAGACCTAGAGGCGATCGGCATTCGCGTAGATTTACAATCCCTCAGCTTTAATTCGGTGATTCAAAAGCTGCAACGCCGCGACTGGGAGGCCTATGTTGGCGGGTTTGGCGGGGGTGGCATTGATCCCCACAGTGGCTACAATATTTGGTCGAGCCAGGGATCGCTGCACCAATTTAATCAAGGGCCCCTCCCGGGAGAACCGAAAATAACTGGATGGGAAGTCTCAGAGTGGGAGCAGGAAATCGATCGGCTGTTTACTCAGGGGGTGCAAGAACTCGATGAAAGCAAACGACGCGAGATCTACAATCGCTTTCAGCAAATCGCCCAAGAACAATTGCCCTTCATTCACCTGGTAAATCCCCTGACGCTCTCAGCCGTGCGCGATCGGATTCAAGGCGTGGAGTTTACCGCACTGGGCGGAGCCTTCTGGAATTTGTATGAACTGAAAGTAGAGGCAGAGTGA
- a CDS encoding transaldolase, translated as MAENLLEQLRRMTVVVADTGDIKAIEKFKPRDATTNPSLITAAAQMPEYQSIVDETLKQAKQDAGADASAQDVASLAFKRLAVAFGLKILEIIPGRVSTEVDARLSYDTEATIATARELIGQYEAAGISRDRVLIKIASTWEGIKAAEILEKEGIHCNLTLLFGLHQAIACAEAGVTLISPFVGRILDWYKKDTGRDSYPPAEDPGVLSVTQIYNYYKKFGYKTEVMGASFRNIGEIIELAGCDLLTISPGLLAELLSTTGELSRKLDPDKAAASDVEKISVDQATFEQMHAADRMASEKLDEGIKGFAKALETLEQLLITRLERLEGNEVLNHAAEDMFHVYDLDGDGFITREEWLGTDAVFDALDVNKDGKITPEEMGAGLGAVFQLVQVA; from the coding sequence ATGGCTGAAAATCTATTGGAACAATTACGCAGAATGACGGTTGTAGTTGCCGATACGGGCGACATCAAAGCGATCGAAAAGTTTAAGCCACGTGATGCAACCACGAACCCATCGTTGATTACGGCAGCGGCGCAAATGCCGGAATATCAAAGCATTGTGGATGAAACATTAAAGCAAGCCAAGCAAGATGCAGGGGCAGATGCAAGCGCTCAAGACGTGGCGTCTTTGGCATTCAAGCGGCTGGCAGTAGCCTTTGGCTTAAAGATTTTGGAAATTATTCCAGGACGAGTTTCCACCGAAGTTGATGCTCGCTTGTCCTACGATACGGAAGCCACGATCGCCACAGCACGGGAACTGATTGGACAGTATGAAGCGGCGGGTATCTCTCGCGATCGCGTGTTGATCAAAATTGCATCCACCTGGGAAGGCATCAAAGCTGCCGAAATTTTGGAGAAAGAGGGCATCCACTGCAATTTGACGCTGCTGTTTGGCTTGCATCAAGCGATTGCCTGTGCCGAAGCAGGAGTGACGTTAATTTCGCCGTTTGTAGGACGAATTCTAGATTGGTATAAAAAAGATACCGGACGCGATAGCTACCCGCCTGCTGAAGATCCGGGCGTGTTGTCTGTGACACAAATCTACAACTACTACAAAAAGTTTGGCTATAAGACCGAAGTAATGGGTGCTAGCTTCCGCAATATTGGTGAGATCATAGAATTGGCCGGGTGTGATTTGCTCACCATTTCTCCGGGGCTATTAGCAGAGTTGCTGTCTACCACAGGTGAGCTATCCCGTAAGCTTGATCCCGACAAAGCCGCCGCCTCGGATGTCGAAAAAATCTCGGTCGATCAAGCTACATTCGAGCAAATGCACGCCGCCGATCGCATGGCTTCTGAAAAATTGGATGAGGGGATCAAAGGCTTTGCCAAAGCGCTGGAAACCTTGGAACAGTTGCTAATTACTCGTCTAGAGCGGCTAGAAGGCAACGAAGTGCTTAACCATGCCGCAGAAGATATGTTCCACGTGTATGACCTCGATGGCGATGGCTTTATCACCCGGGAAGAGTGGCTGGGTACAGATGCCGTGTTCGATGCACTTGATGTGAACAAAGACGGCAAAATTACCCCAGAAGAAATGGGAGCAGGGTTGGGAGCCGTGTTCCAGCTTGTGCAAGTCGCCTAA